Proteins encoded within one genomic window of Anopheles gambiae chromosome 3, idAnoGambNW_F1_1, whole genome shotgun sequence:
- the LOC1279001 gene encoding outer mitochondrial transmembrane helix translocase isoform X2 translates to MFYGSCFILTATKKDCTRQQGEEKNKTAKIIRVSARPVSNTDSGKEKHKETKDDTHTSNGIGSANSTKQHYATQQQQQQQQHQPAAEMSGVNLSRNEVVQFVLRISLLSIVTYYSAKWLIRNLDPSNKSKKKAIEHAEEILRKLSPTMKKSALQNLNEYEMVIASHLVVPENITESWDSIAGLDDVCQEIKESLVFPVCHRDMFAGSALYQPPKGVLLYGPPGCGKTLIAKATAKEAGMRFINLDVAMLTDKWYGESQKLASAVFTLAVKIQPCIIFIDEIDSFLRARNSSDHEATAMMKTQFMMLWDGLNTESDSTIIVMGATNRPQDLDKAILRRMPAQFHIGLPNEEQRHKILQLILANEKVAPEVDYLQLARKTNGYSGSDLKEVCRNASVHRIRKVMKNKEIMSAVRAAANSKAQANGTAAGGSQLPNGFNGVTAQNGGLELGTPAITMEDLEESLRSMRHSKYTTGVLNDARIDLD, encoded by the exons ATGTTTTACGGGTCTTGCTTCATTTTGACAGCCACAAAGAAAGATTGCACGAGACAacaaggagaagaaaaaaataaaacagcaaaaataatCAG AGTTTCGGCGAGACCCGTTTCAAACACTGATTCAGGGAAAGAGAAACACAAAGAGACAAAGGACGATACGCATACCAGCAACGGTATCGGATCAGCAAACAGCACCAAGCAGCACTACgcaacccagcagcagcagcagcagcagcaacatcaaccaGCAGCCGAAATGTCCGGAGTGAACCTATCACGCAACGAGGTGGTACAGTTTGTGCTGCGTATCTCGCTGCTCTCCATCGTCACCTACTACTCGGCGAAATGGCTCATCCGCAACCTGGACCCGTCCAACAAGAGCAAAAAGAAGGCGATCGAGCATGCGGAAGAAATACTGCGAAA GCTAAGCCCAACGATGAAAAAGTCGGCACTACAAAATCTGAACGAGTACGAAATGGTCATTGCTTCGCATCTGGTGGTGCCAGAAAACATTACCGAAAGCTGGGACAGCATTGCCGGGCTGGATGATGTGTGCCAGGAGATCAAGGAAAGTCTCGTGTTTCCCGTCTGCCACCGGGACATGTTTGCTGGCTCGGCACTGTACCAGCCACCGAAGGGAGTGCTTTTATACGGTCCACCAG GCTGCGGCAAGACACTAATCGCTAAAGCGACCGCCAAGGAAGCCGGCATGCGCTTCATCAACCTCGACGTAGCGATGCTGACCGACAAATGGTACGGCGAGTCGCAGAAGCTCGCGTCGGCCGTCTTTACGCTGGCGGTGAAGATTCAACCCTGCATCATCTTCATCGACGAGATCGATTCGTTCCTGCGCGCCCGCAACTCGTCCGACCACGAAGCGACGGCCATGATGAAAACGCAGTTCATGATGCTGTGGGACGGGCTGAACACCGAGTCCGACTCGACGATCATCGTGATGGGCGCTACCAACCGGCCGCAGGACCTGGACAAAGCCATTCTGCGCCGCATGCCCGCCCAGTTCCACATCGGGCTGCCGAACGAGGAGCAGCGGCACAAGATCTTGCAGCTGATTTTGGCCAACGAAAAGGTTGCGCCGGAGGTTGACTACCTGCAGCTGGCCCGCAAGACGAACGGATACTCGGGCTCGGATCTGAAGGAGGTGTGCCGCAATGCGTCCGTCCACCGGATACGGAAGGTGATGAAGAACAAGGAAATAATGAGCGCGGTCCGGGCGGCGGCCAACAGCAAAGCACAGGCGAACGGCACGGCAGCTGGTGGATCGCAGCTACCGAACGGGTTTAATGGGGTAACGGCACAGAACGGTGGTTTGGAGCTCGGTACGCCCGCCATTACGATGGAGGATCTGGAGGAATCGTTGCGCAGCATGAGGCACTCCAAGTACACGACCGGTGTGCTGAACGATGCTAGGATCGATTTGGACTAA
- the LOC1279001 gene encoding outer mitochondrial transmembrane helix translocase isoform X1, whose product MSGVNLSRNEVVQFVLRISLLSIVTYYSAKWLIRNLDPSNKSKKKAIEHAEEILRKLSPTMKKSALQNLNEYEMVIASHLVVPENITESWDSIAGLDDVCQEIKESLVFPVCHRDMFAGSALYQPPKGVLLYGPPGCGKTLIAKATAKEAGMRFINLDVAMLTDKWYGESQKLASAVFTLAVKIQPCIIFIDEIDSFLRARNSSDHEATAMMKTQFMMLWDGLNTESDSTIIVMGATNRPQDLDKAILRRMPAQFHIGLPNEEQRHKILQLILANEKVAPEVDYLQLARKTNGYSGSDLKEVCRNASVHRIRKVMKNKEIMSAVRAAANSKAQANGTAAGGSQLPNGFNGVTAQNGGLELGTPAITMEDLEESLRSMRHSKYTTGVLNDARIDLD is encoded by the exons ATGTCCGGAGTGAACCTATCACGCAACGAGGTGGTACAGTTTGTGCTGCGTATCTCGCTGCTCTCCATCGTCACCTACTACTCGGCGAAATGGCTCATCCGCAACCTGGACCCGTCCAACAAGAGCAAAAAGAAGGCGATCGAGCATGCGGAAGAAATACTGCGAAA GCTAAGCCCAACGATGAAAAAGTCGGCACTACAAAATCTGAACGAGTACGAAATGGTCATTGCTTCGCATCTGGTGGTGCCAGAAAACATTACCGAAAGCTGGGACAGCATTGCCGGGCTGGATGATGTGTGCCAGGAGATCAAGGAAAGTCTCGTGTTTCCCGTCTGCCACCGGGACATGTTTGCTGGCTCGGCACTGTACCAGCCACCGAAGGGAGTGCTTTTATACGGTCCACCAG GCTGCGGCAAGACACTAATCGCTAAAGCGACCGCCAAGGAAGCCGGCATGCGCTTCATCAACCTCGACGTAGCGATGCTGACCGACAAATGGTACGGCGAGTCGCAGAAGCTCGCGTCGGCCGTCTTTACGCTGGCGGTGAAGATTCAACCCTGCATCATCTTCATCGACGAGATCGATTCGTTCCTGCGCGCCCGCAACTCGTCCGACCACGAAGCGACGGCCATGATGAAAACGCAGTTCATGATGCTGTGGGACGGGCTGAACACCGAGTCCGACTCGACGATCATCGTGATGGGCGCTACCAACCGGCCGCAGGACCTGGACAAAGCCATTCTGCGCCGCATGCCCGCCCAGTTCCACATCGGGCTGCCGAACGAGGAGCAGCGGCACAAGATCTTGCAGCTGATTTTGGCCAACGAAAAGGTTGCGCCGGAGGTTGACTACCTGCAGCTGGCCCGCAAGACGAACGGATACTCGGGCTCGGATCTGAAGGAGGTGTGCCGCAATGCGTCCGTCCACCGGATACGGAAGGTGATGAAGAACAAGGAAATAATGAGCGCGGTCCGGGCGGCGGCCAACAGCAAAGCACAGGCGAACGGCACGGCAGCTGGTGGATCGCAGCTACCGAACGGGTTTAATGGGGTAACGGCACAGAACGGTGGTTTGGAGCTCGGTACGCCCGCCATTACGATGGAGGATCTGGAGGAATCGTTGCGCAGCATGAGGCACTCCAAGTACACGACCGGTGTGCTGAACGATGCTAGGATCGATTTGGACTAA
- the LOC1279000 gene encoding CTP synthase: MKYILVTGGVISGVGKGVIASSFGTLLNACGIPITSIKIDPYINIDAGTFSPYEHGEVFVLDDGGEVDLDLGNYERFLDIVLHKDNNITTGKMYKMVIDKERIGDYLGKTVQVVPHITDAIQEWVERVAKQPVKDNIVPEVCIVELGGTIGDIEGMPFVEAFRQFQFRVKKENFCVAHVSLVPLPRATGEPKTKPTQASVRELRGFGLSPDMIVCRSENPIGDEVKDKISNFCHVSPDQVICIHDLSSIYHVPLLMEQAGVVDILKERLQLNLPTPRPANFMQSWRDLAERVDNVYKKVNIALVGKYTRLQDSYASVMKSLLHASIAAGYKLNLTFIDSSNLERETKIENTSLYYDAWHDLTNSHGIIVPGGFGSRGLEGKIRACQWARENGKPMLGICLGLQAAVIEFARNVLGLEGAHTTESNPDTPHPLVIDMPEHHTGVYGGTMRLGKRTTIFRGDSKIRQLYNNKQQIEERHRHRYEVNPDYVAQLESHGMRFVGTDSEKERMEIMELKDHVYYVATQFHPEYLSRPLKPSPPFLGLILAAVGKLDSYLKDGQKLLQQQCSPSSTMPNDKVNAQELNQIRERANGLKSEASTSAAVQVNGAVPSKQESPIKMNGVHTNGTD; this comes from the exons ATGAAGTACATACTCGTCACCGGTGGTGTGATCAGCGGCGTTGGCAAAGGAGTTATCGCCAGCTCGTTCGGCACGCTGCTCAACGCATGCGGCATACCCATAACGTCGATCAAGATCGATCCTTACATCAACATCGACGCAGGAACGTTCTCCCCATACGAACACG GTGAGGTGTTTGTTCTTGATGATGGCGGTGAGGTGGATTTGGATCTGGGAAACTATGAGCGTTTTCTGGACATTGTGTTGCACAAGGACAACAACATTACTACGGgcaaaatgtataaaatggtGATCGATAAGGAGCGCATCGGGGATTATCTTGGCAAAACCGTTCAAG TGGTTCCGCACATAACGGACGCCATCCAGGAATGGGTGGAGCGGGTAGCGAAGCAGCCGGTAAAGGACAACATCGTGCCGGAGGTCTGCATCGTCGAGCTGGGCGGCACGATCGGTGACATCGAGGGCATGCCGTTCGTTGAAGCCTTCCGCCAGTTTCAGTTTCGCGTGAAGAAGGAAAACTTTTGCGTGGCGCACGTATCGCTCGTCCCGTTGCCCCGGGCTACCGGTGAACCGAAAACCAAACCCACCCAGGCAAGCGTCCGTGAGCTGCGCGGGTTTGGCCTGAGCCCGGACATGATCGTGTGCCGGTCGGAGAATCCGATCGGCGATGAGGTGAAGGACAAAATTAGCAACTTCTGTCACGTGTCGCCGGATCAGGTGATCTGCATACACGACCTGTCCTCGATCTATCACGTACCGCTGCTGATGGAGCAGGCCGGCGTGGTGGACATTCTGAAGGAGCGGCTGCAGCTGAATCTGCCCACGCCGAGGCCGGCGAACTTTATGCAATCGTGGCGCGATCTGGCGGAACGGGTGGACAATGTGTACAAGAAGGTGAACATTGCGCTGGTCGGGAAGTACACGCGGCTGCAGGATTCGTACGCGTCCGTGATGAAGTCGCTGCTGCACGCATCGATTGCGGCCGGGTACAAGCTGAACCTGACGTTCATCGATTCGTCGAATTTGGAGCGCGAGACGAAGATAGAAAACACCAGCCTGTACTACGATGCGTGGCACGATCTGACCAACAGCCA tgGTATCATTGTACCTGGTGGGTTCGGTTCGCGTGGTTTAGAGGGCAAAATCCGTGCGTGTCAGTGGGCACGCGAGAATGGCAAACCGATGCTCGGTATATGTCTCGGTTTACAGGCTGCCGTCATTGAATTCGCTCGCAATGTGCTTGGATTGGAG GGTGCACATACGACGGAATCGAACCCGGATACACCCCATCCCTTGGTGATCGACATGCCCGAACATCATACGGGCGTGTATGGCGGAACGATGCGACTTGGCAAACGGACGACCATTTTCCGGGGCGACAGCAAAATAC GTCAACTGTacaacaacaagcagcagATCGAGGAGCGCCACCGGCACCGGTACGAGGTGAACCCGGACTATGTGGCACAGCTCGAATCGCACGGCATGCGCTTCGTCGGCACGGACTCGGAAAAGGAGCGCATGGAAATTATGGAGCTGAAAGACCACGTGTACTACGTAGCGACCCAGTTCCATCCCGAGTATCTGTCGCGCCCGCTCAAACCTTCGCCACCGTTCCTGGGGCTGATACTGGCCGCGGTCGGTAAGCTCGATTCCTACCTCAAGGATGGGCAGAagctgctccagcagcagtgcaGCCCGAGCAGCACAATGCCGAACGATAAGGTGAACGCGCAGGAGCTTAATCAGATCCGCGAGCGTGCCAATGGACTGAAGAGTGAGGCGAGCACATCCGCTGCGGTGCAGGTGAACGGTGCGGTTCCGAGCAAGCAAGAATCGCCCATCAAAATGAACGGGGTGCATACGAATGGAACGGATTAA